From Gossypium raimondii isolate GPD5lz chromosome 11, ASM2569854v1, whole genome shotgun sequence:
CCTTGGATTTTTAAAGCTCTCTTTCTTTGGGTTGCATTTTGGGCCTTTATCTTTGCTAGAAGTGATCCAATTTTTGCTACCCGTTTGCATCTTGGTCCTTCAATAATTTGaggtttaaaattattttatttataatttcctTGATGATTTTTTGGTAGCTCGATTGATGATGCTTTTCCAAGCCCCACTGTCATGGCCTTAATGGAAGAGCTTCAGGATAAGACTATCTTCGATGCGACAactgttaaaaaataatatgaaattaagtagaatttatatgaaattgaataaaaatatatttttaacataaattattcaatttattaataaaaatcacaaaaatcattatcatttacTCAGAATTTACAAGAATTTTGAGCTAGAAAGTGCTATGGATAACTCTATATTTTAGAGTTATCACATGCTAGATTAGGACATgtgaatatttattctttaaaagcTCATAAAAATGAATCTACTTTCTAATCTAGATGGTAGTAgctttaataaatatgaaatttgtgtTGAAGCCAAACATACTAGACCTTCCTTAAAGACTATTTCtgatagaaaaactaaaattttagagtTAGTTCATATTAATCTAGCAGACTTTAGAAACacagaaatgaaaaataaaaaatgttactATATTACCTTTGTAGATGATTACTCTAGGTATACAAAGGTTTATTTTCTAAGAACAGAAGATGAAGCTGAACAAACCTTTCTCATTTATAAAGTAGAAGTAGAAAACCAGCTTTATAGGAGAATAAAATGTCTTAGATCTGATAGAGGTGGTGAATATGGCACTAACTTTCTTAAAGAGGTTTGTGAGAAAGACGAAATTATACATGAGTTTTTCACTCcctatttttcacaaaaaatgaCATAGCTAAAAGGAAAAGCAGAACTCTAAAAGAAATGATGAATGCTTTACTACTTAGTTCTATTTTACCTGACCACATGTGGGGGGAGGCTATACTTTTTACAAACCACATTCTTAATAGAGTgccttataaaaaattatattgtacCCCATACGAATTGTGGAAAGGTTATacccctaatatgcaattcttGAAAGCATAGAGGTGCTTAGAAAAAGTAGGCTTGCCTGCTTTTAAATAGAATACTATCAAATCTAAAACTGTTGATGTTGTTTTTGTTGGTTATGCTCTAAATAGTGCTGCAGATTCATGTTTTTGCATGATTCTTTCATATGTGAATCTAGAGATgctgttttctttaaaaatatattttctttaaagaaatATAACATAAATCCTGATATACAATTAGATGAACATGTTTCTTCTTCTAGTACACAGAATAGAAATATTCTTAATGATGATGTAGAACCTAAGAGAAGTGAAAGACAATGGGTTGCCACTAGTTTCGGAcctgatttctttaattcctttgTAACTGAGGTTAATGATTTAGACTTAATAAGTGATTCTATTGCTCATGCATTTTTTATAGGTAAGAATCCAAAAACCTATGATGAAGCCATAAATTCAATAGATGCAAGTTTTTGGAGAGATGCTATTAATAATGAACTTGATTCTATTATGTCTAATCACACTTGGGAATTAGTAGACTTGCCTAGAGGTTTTAGACCTATTAGTAATAAATGGGTCTTTAGAAAGAAACTTAGACCAGATGGGTTAATACAAAAGTATAAGGCAAGACTAGTGGTTAAAGGGTCTACTTAGAAATTTTGAGTAGATTATTTTGATACATACTCTCCTGTGACTAAGATCTCAACCATTCGTGTTTTGTTTACTTTAGCTTCCAATCACAATTTGCTGGTGTATCAAATGGATGTGAATGCAACTTTCTTGAATAGTGATTTGGATGAGGAAATCTACATTGAGCAACCTTTAAGATTTGTGGCACCTGGTATGGAAGATAAAGTTTGCATACTCAAAAATCTCTATATGTTCTCAAACAAGCTCCAAGACAATCGTATGAGAAATTTCATAAGATTATTCCCAATTTCAGTTTTATTGTTAATGGTGAAGATGCATGTGTGTATTCTCatatgtttggttttgattgTGTCATCATAAGCCGTATGTAGATGACATGTTAATTTTCAGTTCCAATATAGAATCCATTAATAAAACCAAGAATTTCTTATCTACCAAATTTGAAATGATTGATTTGGGAGAGGTAGGTGTAATCTTAGGAGTTAAggttacaaaataaaaaaaagggatttgCATTAAGCCAGTCTCATTATATAGAGAAAGtgttaaaaaaagtttaatagCTTTGATGTAATCCTTGTGAGAACTTCTTACGATTCTAGCATACAATTGTTTAAGAACAGAGGAAATAGTGTTTCTCAATTAAAGTATGCTAAGATTATTGAAAGTCTTATGTTTTTGATGAACTACACTAGGTCAGACATTGCTTATGCAGTTAGTAGACTAAGTAGATACACCCATAATCCAAGCAATGAGCATTGGAATGCTCTAAAGCGTTTGCTTAAATACTTTAAAGGTAAAATAACTTCAGAGTTGGAATTTATCGGATACCCTGCAATCCTTGAGGGCTATTCTGATGCAAACTGGGTAACTAACAATGATGAGGTGAGCTCTACAAGTGGGTATGTTTTTACTTTGGGTTAAGCAACCATTTTGTGAAAGTCTGCTAAACAAACTTGTATTGCTCGCTCCACGATGGAGTCAGAGTTCATAGCTCTTGACTTAGTTGGGAAAGAGGTCGAGTGGCTTAAGAATCTACTAGCAAAGATTCTTTTATAAGGAAAACTAGTACATCGCATATCTCTATTATGTGACTCACAAGCCGCAATTTGCGTTGCTAAGAGCCAAGCTTACAATGGTAAGAAGAAGTATATTCGAATAAGAAATGAATCTGTGagacatttaataaaaaatggagTACTCGTGTTGGAGTACGTGAGATTTGAAATGAACCTAGTTGATCCACTAACTAAATGGTTAAGTAGGAGAATGGTTCTTAATTCATCGAGAGGGATGGGTTTTAAGCTCAGTGGTTGAGGAATTCGTGGTGGATACCCAATATAATTTTCTAAGTTCAATGTGGTCAAACGAAACCATGTAAAGACTCATAGTGTACATTTTACCTATCCTTATGGCAAACGATATACATGCATAAGTTTGAGTTCTTACTCTTAATGAGTTCATAGCCAAGAGTTTGGGTGGTTCTATTGAGACAGACTTGATGAATTCACCGACTTGAGATGTTGAGTTTATTACTCTTAATGAGTTCATATTCGAGAGTGTGGATGGTCTTATTGAGATGTACTTGATGAATTCACCGAATCTAAATTTGAGAGGATGAGCTTAATAAATGCTCCTAATGATTTCATAGCCCTAATTCAGGCGGTCTATATTGAGATAGGCTAGATGAAATCACCTACATAAGTGTGAAAGACTAGCCATCCTCTATGAAAAACATTTGGGTAGTTTTTCTAGAGCACTTACCAACATCCCGAGGTGCATTGGCTAAAACTTGCTGATTTATCGCGGAATATCAATTGGATCTGAGATTAGCTGTATATCATGAGTTAACTCCTATCTTAACAAGTTCAAGATTCATTCACTTGTTAAAGAAAAGAATCACTCATTTCACTAAATGCTAGTTCAAATCCACAAGATACTAGTGCTTAAACAACTAATTTTGTTGTTGCTCTTCTCacattttaactggaaaaaCCTCTACTCATTCTCGTGTTTACAAAAATGTTCAAATTTACTTTGCATTAGTGGGGGATTGTTGGTAATGCAAAGGATTGTTGGTAAATGGGTATATCTCACATTAGTTAAGTATAGGCCATTGAGAAGGTTTATATATAACATTACTTTTTACTCTCATTGAGTAATTAGGCTATAGCCTTTACACGTACACGCTGCCGATGCCCAATACGATCCATGTCTGTGCCCATGTTAACACGTTTCTTCGACATGTACCACATGTATTTCTTTTTGgataaaattcttatattttttccagaaaataatttctttaaaacagtTTTATCACCCCCCCACATTTTTTTCCTATTACGAAAATATGGAACAAATTATACTTTGTGCTGAAATGGTAGGTTAAAACTATAATTGGCCCTACGAGTTTTACTCTTTTGCCCCTgcatatttactattttacctttCTATTCctagtataaatagagagtTGTTTTCCTCATTTTTCACACAGAAAACAAATATAGCAATCAAAGAACTCTTTTCTCCTCCTTACCTCTTTTCCCAttcttttctaaaaattctatcGTTTGCCCTTAAATTACATTAGAGGAAATTATGTCTAGGAGTTTGGGTTTTAAGCGGGATCGATTGTGACCCCTCCAaactttcctgggaattgatcCTAGTTTGATTTCCCTGAGAAGAGCAATACCAATTGCGTTCCATCTTCTTTATTCGGGTGTACGAATACTAAAGCACCGTGTTAACCTTGGAGGACGACATTCATTACACGATTACACCGATCAGGGTAAATTCGTTTCTAAGGCAGTGGTTCTTCCACAATGtagtaaattttgatttttttaattcttggtttaCTTTTCCATTCTGTGCTAACAAATTTGTTTTGCAGCAGtatattttccaacaataaataatccaaaaattatCAACTAAATTATAAGTGATGagttatggattttttttatgaaaaatgaacTATGTCtcttaattactaaaattatatcTCTTAGTTATTAATTAAGAGGTGTTAGATACTTATTTGGGTAGCTTCAACTCTTACTAAAAGATGTGGCTATCCAAATATGTTTCTATTTGATCGaatctgaaattttataaataagacTCAAATTTCACTTGGAATGTCATAATCGAAAAACttggaaataaaattttatcatgttCTTCAATCTTTAGATATTAATTGATTGTTCTATAAAAATTACTATATaagttatttataaaagttgatattctaaatatatattgCTCAAAGCACTGTTTTGTTAGTGCAAAACTAAAAGAATTATCTTTTTGTGCACCAACATATATGATTTAAGTTatcaataaaacttcaaaaattaacaTGATTATAgaccttttaaatatttattaactaGTTCAGGCgggtttattatttatataaattatttgaaatataatatatttgtatattttgaatatattacatgtatagatttttaaatttaacggTTAGGCTTTCGAAGttgattatgtttaaatatatcgaaaatctttatatttaaaagatgattttataagatttaaaaagaaaaaacaatgatGTTATTATATCTCATTGTTGCATGCAATATATTATTCTGTGATTTGTGTTgagattttagttttaaattccAATGACTTTGGAATTTTATATTTGCCAAACTTCATTCAGAAATAATAGATGGAGTTTTGCTTGAGATTGGATTCTCAAAAGTAGATGATGTTGCTCTGTTAAATCCTTAAAGAACAAATTCCGTTAACTTGGTACAATGATTTCTAGGTTATGAAAATGACAATGATATCAGATTGAAATAACCTCAACCTGCATTATTTCTCCCTATATTCTCGGGAAATTTATTGGCAATAGCTTGGGGttctttttctagttttggaTAAACGAGAATTTCATCAAATATGCATTCCTTTTGCAATGTCAACGCCGAAAACATTTATGCTTATCGTTAAAAGTTTGAAGCTTGAtccatttgtttttaaaaaataatatgcatGGGAAGCTCCTAACATACAAAATACAAAGGTCTCTACTCCTATAAAAAAGATATGATTGTTTATTCAAGTTTATAGTTTGTTTAAACTGATGAAACCTTGCATGATTTGGATGACTACATCAAGAACTGCGCCTGACATTCATCACTAAACAGGCCAACCCCCGCCCCCCAATTTGTATCGTTATTGATTAATTGCCTCTACTTGAGAAAGTTTGGTCGGATTTTGAATGACTCAAGCATGGCAATGGTTATCTCGTATAGTTGTGATTAGAACTTAGTCAGCAAACCCTTTCTTTGAGCTGGcttcatttaatttcatttctataTGTTCTTCGGTTGTTCAAAGCTGGTTGGCTCCTGAATTAATCTTTTTGGTCTTACCAAACATAATCCTCATTTTTAGGGTATAAAATAATTTGGTCTATTTGAAACATTCATTGAAATCTAGTTGAATGTGTTCCATGCCCTTATCTGGGCAGCTTTTGAAACGCCTACCATGACCATCAAATCCATCAATTTTCTTAGAGGATGGAGGATGCTTTGGTTTGGATGTCATCAGTAGCCccagtaaaattttcaaaagttttaaagttaaaatgagaatttttttttaaagaaaaattttaggagtgtaattaaaatttttaaaatttttgtgagattagaaattttcaaaaaatttaagagaattcaattaaattttttttaaatgaaaggTATAATGATTACTTTCAAGATAAATCTTTAagagagaaatgaaaattttctaaaattttggaaagcctaattaaaattttctaaaaatttcccaaaaaaagtttaaaatttcccaaaattttgggGGGCCAAGACCCTAGACCACCATAATGGTCCGCCTCTTGTTGCCATCTGCAACACAAGAAGAATAGGAACCGAAGAATTAATTATAgatatgaaaaagaataaatgcCATAAAATATTTCCAGGAATAAGCCTGGTCATTTCATCAGACCAGCATTGTTCTTTctctttgaatatatatatatatatatatttctcgaTGAGGAACATTAAAATGCTTAAACAGTAAAGTTTTAAAGGGTATAGATGCCTAATGTATCAATAATCGAAGACAGTTGCCTTTATTATGTTCTGATAATTGACAAGTTAACTTGATGTCGTTGGCAATATTGGTTTCTTCATTTCCATTCAATTATTTTCATGCATCCAATGTGATGAAATGGTTTGATCTCAGATCATGATATGCATCTCTCTCAAGATCTATAATTGTTTTCAAACTGTATTTGAAGGTCAATAAAACACCATATTCCAGCCTACAATGGTCGTCACACAgttcaaatcaatttaacatAAATGATTTCCAGTTCCCAGGTGCTGTGATTATTTACAATCCTGGTCCCTGCTCCTTGTGCCTACAAATCCACCTCAATAATCcattgttttcataaatattgCTTCTTCTTCTGTTTTTAATAACGACAAACTTTGGAAACATAAGATTCATTCAACCAAAGTACTTCTGCAGACAAACAGAACAATGCAGGCCTATCTATTGGCATCTTTGTGATGTTAGAGTGTTTAAATACAAATCGCAACAAAGGATAAAGGGACTAATTCAAAGCATTAACAGAAGATAAAGAGACTTGTTAAAAACTATTCAAACGATTGGAAAAAATTAACTTGGTGCAGGCTTTTGTTTCTCCAATATACTTCCTTGAAATGGTTGGTCACAAAGTCTTGTATGGTGTAGAGGGTAAAGaggttggattttttttttcttgtaagaAGTGAAGGTGAAAGTGAAAGGCAAGGCGGAATCCTCAAAGATGCTTCTCTTGAGTAGAATTTTTTCTTGAGAAATATATTGCAAAATAAGGGCTGGTTTGTTTTCTTGTCCAATGTTTTTGTGCTATGGATAAATTAGCTATGCACCTGGAAAATGACAGAATTTACATGTTCATCAATCATTGAAACATTATATAGTATATAGTATGTAGTATATAGTATATAGTATATCAATTTCAGACCTCTCGAGAGTTTAAATgttgtttcaaaaaattaattttaccgTCTTTATCAATTACCTTTCTAtttctttgaatattttattatgagaACATCTCACCAGAAAAAAACAACTACTGGAATGGGAAAAGATGCTTAGATTGTAGATTGGTCAATGACCAAATTGTTTACTATGCTGGCTAACAACAATGAATAAGAATCTTGAATAGATTGTAAGATAATTCAGTTCTTGGCCAAATGGTGACCCTAGTCCTAGGCTTTGATAATGCAGCCTAACCCCTGAAGTGAAAAGTCATTAATGGAAGATGAAGTACAAACATGAACTCAGCCTCAGTTGTTGACTTGCTgcaaggaagaagaaagattgTGATTTGTTGAACAGTTAAGTGCCATAATCAGAGATAAAAACACTTTCAAGCATTCACAGTTTGTAGCTGCGAAATTCAACTAATACTAGCACCACACTGATTGACTATTTCCCCAGCTTAAGCCTTCAACAAGTACTGTTCAATTCTTTTATCTAGATAAggatatttgaaatgaatagtCAAGTAGAATCAATGAAAGTTTTTAACTCTACCAATTACCAAGAATCTCCCAAGGGCTACATATCACAGCAGACAAATCCCAGATTCACAATGCCTGCAGCAAGTGAAAGACATAACTTAAAAACCAAATATTGCGGAGAGTATTGGCATTGAAGACAGATGGAGCTCGGTTCTTAGGTTTGCAACTCCTTGACTTTGTTGAATTGATTCACagacttgtttttattttgcaatgCTTACCTCAAAGATTCCACTACAAGTAACATAGATCATGTACTTGCTTATTATTTCTCCCTCGGGTAATCCTTTAATATCATAAGCAAAGAAGCCAGAAATTTCCAGTACCAGGTATATAAACACTTGAAAACAAAGTAACCTGAGTATAATATTATACCAGAGCAAGCTTTGTTTCTAACTTCTAATCTTGTATTTTAACTTGATAGTTCCATACAGGAAAGGGTAAAGGACTTGCAAGGCAGTGCCAAAGCAGGCAGTTTATGGAAAGATACACATAACCTGGCACTTAATAAACTAAAATCTCTAGTTTTCATCCAGAATCTGTGAAAGAAAATTTCAGAACCAAAAGCAGGACAAAAACAAGTACATTCTAAAAAGTCATCAACATCGCATGAAACCagaaaaatagagatcagtatatatatatatataggaactCATAAGACCAAAACAGTTAAAACTCCAACTGATTAATCCTATACGTTTCCATTtgagagaaaaacaaaattctattccatttgagagaaaaacaaaattctatCTTTATTATCCCTGTAGAATAATTTTCCAACATTAACACAACTCGCCTGCTTCCGTATCTAAGCCATTGTTTTTTAATCAAACACAACAAGAAACAGCGAGTGAAGGCCTTTTGTCTAATGAAATCAAGATTATAAATTATACAACAACAAGAAACAAGTTAGTTTTGCCTGTAAGCTATATAATTAGCCAAAGCAATCAAAGGAGCAGCTTTGGCAGGGTCAAATCCTTGAAGCAACTCTATCGCATCAGTCTTCAACTTCTCAGCAAACTCCTTTGATTTCTGTATCCCCATCAACTTTGGATAAGTCACTTTATCAGCCACCAAATCTTTCCCTGCAGTCTTCCCTAATTCCTTAGACGACTTGGTTACATCAAGAATGTCATCCACAACCTGAAACAAAAGCCCAATGCACCTTGCGAATTTCCTTAACTTTTCCACCTCCTCATCACATCCACCTCCAACAATGGCGCCCAAAACCACAGCCGCTTCGAGCAAAGCAGCAGTTTTGTGAACATGAATGAATTCTAAATGATCCAATCCCACATCTGTTAGCCCCTCACTAATTATGTCCACGACTTGACCAGCCACCAACCCCTCCCCTCCAATAGCTTTGGCTAATTCCCCAATAGCTCTTACAATCCTGGAAGGCGGAACACCAACTGTAGAAACAGCTATATGTTCAAAAGCAAAAGCTAAAAGAGCATCCCCTGCTAACACAGCTATATCCTCACCAAAAACTTtgtggttggttggttttcctcTACGAAGATCATCGTTGTCCATGCAAGGCAAATCATCGTGGATTAAAGACATGGTGTGGATCATTTCAACAGCACAAGCTGCGGGCATAGCCATGGATTCCCGGCCACCAACAAGTGCACAGGCTGCTAAACAAAGCACCGGACGTACCCTTTTTCCACCTGCTAAAAGGGAGTACCGCATTGCTTCGTGGATTTTAACAGGGTCACGGAGTGAAACAGCAGATTCCAAGGCTTGGTTAACTGCACTTGCTTTTTGAAGCATGTAGGAATTGAAATCAAAGCTTGACTTTTGAGGGTCTTGTTCTTCTTCCTTGACAATGTCTTCTTTGGTAAGGACTGAGGTAATGGAAGGAAGAGAAGAGAAGTTCACTTTTTTCAGGGTAGAAGATGATTGAGTTGTGAGAGGATTGAAGGGAAGAGATCTAGGTAAAGGAAAGGATTTGGATATGGAAGAAACTTGGTTAGGCATGGAGTAAGACTGAACCCAATAACCCAGATTCAATGAAGCCATTTTGCAAGATTGGGTTTTTCAGATTTCAGAAGCACAATAACAGTTCGACGGGGATGAAAATAGAGAAccaagaaacaaataaaagtagCAAATTCTAACGTAATTTCCACTTTTCAAATACTTAAAGATTGAATTCTGCAGCCCTGCAATGACAAGTTGGACAAAAATGTTAGTACTCTTATGTATGAGGGAGAAGGAAAAGGGGgaagaaaagctaaaatattGATGGCAATGGCAATGGCAATGGCAATGGCAATGGATGAGCATTAGTTTTTAATGAGAGCCAAAGAAGGACAAAGATTGGATTTTGGGATTTGGGTGGGCAGCTGGGCATCTTGTAGCATTGGCATCTTTTCTAACGCCCCaccaattatttatttattataatccacaattttttttatttatccttcaaatccaataataaattatgagtttttttaattaaataatataataaataatacagCGTTTATTATCGACTATATTACTACACAGTTTGTATGCCCCATGCAATGGCATggcatattatatatattttatgttaaattattgtataatttcaaattttatttttaacagaaaaaaaatcatttttagatttcatatttttaacaaatttagtcaaaatccaacattaaaaacattcaatgataacatataatataaaatcataaaacacaACATAATTCTAAAtacattatctttttatttatgagttaaggaaaaattaagaataattctaaacattttataagaaaataataatcaaataatcattttctataaaacataaaataatcatttgatCGAACAAAACAAATCATTTGCTATCTCTAGAAAAGATGGgtttgataattgaattttgtCCACAACCAAATTCTAAAACAACAAAACTGCCCACTTGAAATCAAGATTCTCTAATTAAGATGAAGATTCCATTcagaaaaagaaattcaagatttcctaatttaaaattttgtttaagaaaAGGTTATAAGTAGACTAGATTCTAGCCATACACTAATAAGATGAGAATTGAGATCTTGGAgggatttttttccttttttatgacgagaaaacatgcaataatatttttttttaccttaaacGGGTgtaaaattgaccattttactAAAAAAGGTTCATTTCCTactttatttacgaaaataggccactttatttattacttactCGAATGGGCTGAAAATAGTAAAACGCATCTATATAGGAGCGTTTTAAGAGGAAATTCCAGCAAAACACGTCCCTGAAGGAGCGCTTTTGCCATGTCAGTAAAAAACACGTCCCTGAAGGAGTGCGTTCATAGaaaggtggagacccgagacgcacacattccatcttccatgcggTGAGTGTGCCATCACTTTGGAGGACGTGTAGTTACAATTGGAATTGCCGGTGGATGGATCCATACTCACCGAGTCTATTCAATCTGCTGATTGAGGAGCCATATGCTACGATCTTTTGGGTGCAATTTCGGATAATATTTACGGAGGTTGGATCAAGATGGGCTGGTTCCGAGACACATTCTCGTAGCCGGGAGATGATTCAATtgaagtagaaagaatacgATATGCTCAGGCATACATCCTTGAGATCATTGGAGGTTACCTAATGCCAGACTTGTCAAGAAACCTTTTACATCTGaggtggctgctgaaactcgttgattttagagtagCTGGCAAACTTAGTTGGGGGTTTGTCGCATTGGCAATATTGtaccgggagatgtgcggggcgacgaaATCAAATAAAGCAAAAATTAGAGGTTGCTTATCACTACTACAATCATGGGCTCGATtttgctttccatttttacgtcctcgagtgaaccacccatatacattctcaCTCATGACGAGGTAAAATTtgtattagattttacaattattgcatagatttaaaatataattttatgctaaaaatttatttaattaggtggaaccattcggcGAATTATGGTGGATATTCGAATTGTATGACCTAGCTTCCTACACCATCCGTACAACTTTTGTTGGTTCGTTCTTTCTCGGATATCTATATTATCACGTATTCTACTCGAGTAAGTTCGACTTTTGATTTGCGAcacaattctctatccggtaacaactTAAATGGAGCAAACGATACagacggccacttacgttcatctaggaccggtgggaatacgtgtctccaCACGTTGTATATGTATTctattttgtacacttcgtcgacaTAGCTCATGAGATCCAAACGGTGATTCTGGCAAGCTGCAATTGCATGAGCGCATGAATAGCGAAGTGCTTCAAACGTCCTACAGTTGCAAGTCCTATTTCTTAGGTGCACATGATATTGCCTGCTAGTAATACCTTGGttcggtctgtcaaactctgtcacacGAAACCATAGGTTGTTGTAATCGTGACATACTATGTGCATGGTGTTGCCCGCGCCTTCGCCTTATTAATTTCTTCAATACCTTCCGGCACCATACATGACCTCCCTGCATTTGGCCTTTTTAACTTACTGCTTGCTTTGGAAATAGTGTCTCCAAACAGAAGCATGTCTCCTGCACAACTGAGGTTATCAACAAATACCACGAtccttttcaaataaaatttaagcatttagccaagtttgaggtcatatgaccatatcatAGGCCGCCATCGTATGCTTGTGTCCATTGATAGAAATGTATGTTATAGAGGTAGTTTGTGCCTTGATCGTTAATTGACCGTAAAATCACCAACATCTTATGAAAACGGTCCTTATTGATCTCGTACCCTGTCAATATAAGTTGATAGTGAAAATTGTATATCACTCTTCCgttcaaaataaattgaatattacaaacGAAATTATATTAGTGGAGATTAAATActcatgttggtcacttgtcgtcgttcaaTGGTAGACCAATATTGTTCGTAGTAGTTGGATGCAACGTGCCTTAAACAATACCGATGGTGTGTGCGATCCCATAGGCTTTCTTGTCGCTCAATTGCGACTAGTATTCTAGTGCCCTGATCtgatataacatatatatcagGTTTGGGGCAGACATGCCTCCTCAACCAcgaaagaaagaaatctcagttATCACCTAACTCTctcggtgttattgcaaacgcaaTTGAAAGgattctcccaccgccatcctgtgccacagctagcaatagccgatgagtatatcTACCTTACATAAAGGTACCGCCAATTTGTACCAATAGCTTACAGTACACATATGTGTCCCAACATTGCTTAAAGCTCTAGACCAGATgcttgaacacttggcatccacggaGCAAGCGATCGTTGTAGTACGCAGGGACCATTTCAAGGTCTGTTACGTAACTTGAGACGTACCTCTCCAGCACTTGACACCATTGCCACACCTCATTATGTGAATca
This genomic window contains:
- the LOC105803837 gene encoding geranylgeranyl pyrophosphate synthase, chloroplastic, with the protein product MASLNLGYWVQSYSMPNQVSSISKSFPLPRSLPFNPLTTQSSSTLKKVNFSSLPSITSVLTKEDIVKEEEQDPQKSSFDFNSYMLQKASAVNQALESAVSLRDPVKIHEAMRYSLLAGGKRVRPVLCLAACALVGGRESMAMPAACAVEMIHTMSLIHDDLPCMDNDDLRRGKPTNHKVFGEDIAVLAGDALLAFAFEHIAVSTVGVPPSRIVRAIGELAKAIGGEGLVAGQVVDIISEGLTDVGLDHLEFIHVHKTAALLEAAVVLGAIVGGGCDEEVEKLRKFARCIGLLFQVVDDILDVTKSSKELGKTAGKDLVADKVTYPKLMGIQKSKEFAEKLKTDAIELLQGFDPAKAAPLIALANYIAYRQN